A region of the Pseudarthrobacter oxydans genome:
TCTCAGTGTTGTCGCCGGGCATAACCATTTCCGTGCCCTCGGGCAGGGTGATAACGCCGGTTACGTCCGTGGTACGGAAGTAGAACTGCGGGCGGTAGTTGGAGTAGAACGGGTTGTGACGCCCGCCTTCGTCCTTGGAGAGGATGTAGACGTTAGCCTCGAAGTCGGTGTGCGGGGTGATGGAACCCGGCTTGACGACAACCTGGCCACGCTCGACATCGTCGCGCTTCAGACCGCGGAGCAGGAGGCCACAGTTCTCGCCGGCCCATGCTTCGTCGAGCTGCTTGTGGAACATCTCGATACCGGTAACCGTGGTCTTCTGGACCGGACGGATGCCGACGATCTCGACCTCGGAGTTGATGGCGAGGGTTCCACGCTCGGCGCGGCCCGTAACAACGGTGCCACGGCCGGTGATGGTGAAGACGTCCTCGATCGGCATCAGGAAGGGCTTGTCGCGGTCGCGGATGGGGTCCGGAACGGACTCGTCCACAGCAGCCATCAGGTCCTCAACGGACTTGACCCACTCGGGGTCGCCTTCCAGGGCCTTGAGGCCTGAAACGCGGACAACCGGTGCTTCGTCGCCATCGAAGCCCTGCGAGCTGAGGAGCTCACGAACTTCCATTTCAACGAGGTCCAGCAGTTCCTCATCGTCAACCATGTCAGCCTTGTTCAGGGCGACCAGCAGGTAGGGAACACCAACCTGGCGGGCGAGCAGAACGTGCTCGCGGGTCTGAGCCATGGGGCCATCGGTAGCAGCAACCACGAGGATTGCGCCGTCCATCTGGGCAGCACCGGTGATCATGTTCTTGATGTAGTCAGCGTGACCGGGAGCGTCTACGTGTGCGTAGTGGCGCTTCTCGGTCTGGTACTCCACGTGGGAGATGTTGATGGTAATACCGCGCTGACGCTCTTCGGGAGCAGAGTCGATCGACGCGAAGTCGCGCTTCTCGTTGAGATCCGGGTACTTGTCGTACAGCACCTTGGAAATGGCGGCCGTCAACGTCGTCTTACCGTGGTCAACGTGACCAATGGTGCCGATGTTAACGTGCGGCTTAGTCCGCTCGAACTTTGCCTTTGCCACAGGTTCCTCCTAGAACGTTTTCAAATGACGTACCCTTCAGCCGCGCTTGTCGCGGCGGAAACTCAGGTAAGTCTACTTGGGGGGCTTTGGATTGGTGAAATTGCAGATTCAGGAACTAATACTAGTGCCTTGAGCCTGTTCGTGCAGATGGCCGGGACCCGGCTTGACCGGATGAATCCGACCGGCCCGGCCACCTGCACCGGCTGCGCTGACCGCTTCCGGCAGGCGCACCCGAGGTTGTTCGCTTAGAAAAGTCCCAGGGGACTATTCGCCGCGGCTCTTCTGGATGATCTCGTCGGCAACAGCCTTCGGGACCTCGGCGTAGCTGTTGAACGTCATGGAGTACACAGCACGGCCCTGGGTCTTGGAGCGCAGGTCACCGATGTAGCCGAACATGCCGGACAGCGGGACGTGCGCACGGATGACCTTGACGCCCTGTGCATCTTCCATGGACTGCATCTGGCCACGGCGGGAGTTGAGGTCACCAATAACTTCACCCATGTATTCCTCAGGGGTGCGGACCTCGACATCCATCAGCGGTTCGAGCAGGACAGGGTTCGCCTTGCGTGCAGCTTCCTTGAAAGCCATACGGCCGGCGATCTTGAACGCCATTTCCGAGGAGTCGACATCGTGGTAGGCGCCGTCAATCAGCGTTGCCTTGATGCCAACAACCGGGTAGCCGGCCAGGACGCCGTCGTTCAGCGCATCCTGGATACCAGCGTCAACCGACGGGATGTACTCGCGGGGAACGCGGCCACCGGTGACCTTGTTCTCGAACTCGTACAGCTCGCCCTCGGCAGTGTCCAGCGGCTCGATCGCAATCTGGATCTTTGCGAACTGGCCCGAACCACCGGTCTGCTTCTTGTGCGTGTAGTCGTGACGCTCCACAGCACGCTTGATGGTTTCGCGGTAGGCGACCTGCGGCTTGCCCACGTTGGCTTCGACCTTGAACTCGCGGCGCATGCGGTCCACCAGGATGTCCAGGTGGAGCTCGCCCATGCCGGCGATGATGGTCTGGCCGGTGTCTTCGTTGAGGGACACCTGGAAGGTGGGGTCCTCAGCGGAGAGCTTCTGGATGGCCGTGGAGAGCTTCTCCTGGTCACCCTTGGTGTTCGGCTCGATGGCAACCGAGATCACGGGCTCCGGGAAGCTCATGGACTCGAGGACGATCTGGTTCGCGGAGTCACACAGGGTGTCGCCCGTGGTGGTGTCCTTCAGGCCAATGGCTGCGTAGATGTGGCCGGCGGTAGCGCCCTCAACGGGCATTTCCTTGTTGGCGTGCATCTGGAACAGCTTGCCGATGCGCTCTTTCTTGCCCTTGGTGGAGTTAACCACCTGCGCGCCTGCTTCCACGTGACCGGAGTACACGCGGATGAAGGTCAGCTGGCCGAAGAACGGGTGGGCCGCAATCTTGAACGCGAGAGCGGAGAACGGCTCTTCGGAGGAAGGCTTGCGGGTCAGTTCCTTCTCTTCGTCGCGAGGATCGTGGCCGATCATCGGGGGGACGTCGAGCGGGTTCGGCAGGTAGTCCACGACTGCATCGAGCATGGGCTGGACGCCACGGTTCTTGAATGCGGAACCGCAGAAGATCGGGTACAGCTCGGAGTTGATCGTCATCTTGCGGATGCCGGCCTTGAGCTCATCGATCGAGATCTCTTCGCCCTCAAGGTACTTCTCCATGAGTTCTTCGGAGGACTCGGCGACGGTCTCAACGAGGTTCGCGCGGTACTCGTCAGCCTTTGCCTGGAGGTCGGCCGGGATCTCGCGGATTTCGTACTTGGCACCCATGGTCACGTCGCCCTTGGCATCGCCGGGCCACACGAGGGCGCGCATGTAGAGCAGGTCCACAACGCCGATGAAGTCGTTCTCTGCACCGATCGGCAGCTGCATGACCAGCGGCTTGGCGCCGAGGCGGCTGATGATGGTGTCTACGGTGAAGTAGAAGTCGGCACCGAGCTTGTCCATCTTGTTGACGAAGCAGATGCGGGGAACGTTGTACTTGTCAGCCTGGCGCCAAACGGTCTCAGACTGGGGCTCAACGCCTTCCTTGCCATCGAAGACGGCAACGGCACCATCGAGGACGCGCAGGGAGCGCTCAACCTCTACGGTGAAGTCAACGTGGCCGGGGGTGTCGATGATGTTGATCTGGTTGTTTTCCCAGAAGCAGGTCACGGCGGCAGACGTGATGGTGATGCCGCGTTCCTTTTCCTGTTCCATCCAGTCAGTGGTCGAAGCGCCGTCGTGCGTTTCGCCGATCTTGTGGTTCACACCCGTGTAGAACAGGATGCGCTCGGTGGTGGTGGTCTTGCCGGCATCAATGTGGGCCATGATGCCGATGTTGCGGACCTTACTAAGGTCGGTAAGCACGTCCTGTGCCACGGGGTCTCCTTTTGGGATTGACTACGCGTTCGCCGCCGGCTCGGTTGAGCCGGCGGCGCCCGGGAGTATTACCAGCGGTAGTGTGCGAAGGCCTTGTTGGACTCGGCCATCTTGTGGGTGTCTTCGCGACGCTTCACAGCGGCACCGAGACCGTTGGATGCATCCAGGATTTCGTTCTGGAGGCGCTCGGTCATCGTCTTTTCGCGGCGGGCCTTGGAGTAGCCAACCAGCCAACGCAGGGCGAGGGCGGTGGAGCGGCCCGGCTTGACCTCGACCGGAACCTGGTAGGTTGCGCCACCAACACGGCGGGAGCGGACCTCGAGGGAAGGCTTGACGTTGTCCATGGCCTTCTTGAGGGCTGCTACGGGGTCGCCGCCGGACTTGGCACGGGCGCCTTCGAGGGCACCGTAGACGATGCGCTCTGCAGTGGACTTCTTGCCGTCAACGAGCACCTTGTTGATGAGCTGGGTGACCAGCGGGGAGCCGTAAACGGGATCTAGTACGAGCGGCCGCTTGGGGGCCGGACCCTTGCGAGGCATATTACTTCTTCTCCATCTTTGCGCCGTAGCGGCTGCGTGCCTGCTTACGGTTCTTGACACCCTGGGTATCGAGGGCACCACGGACGATCTTGTAGCGGACACCCGGAAGGTCCTTCACACGACCACCGCGAACGAGCACAATGGAGTGCTCCTGCAGGTTGTGGCCAACACCGGGGATGTAAGCGGTAACTTCCACGCCGCCGTTGAGGCGCACACGTGCCACCTTACGCAGAGCCGAGTTCGGCTTCTTCGGGGTGGTGGTGTAGACGCGGGTGCAGACACCGCGGCGCATGGGGCTGCCCTTAAGCGCGGGAGCCTTGGTCTTTGAGACCTTAGGCGTGCGGCCCTTGCGGACCAGCTGGTTAATCGTAGGCACTCTCGTGTTCTCCGTTTTATCCGGAGTGGCCGCTTCCGGCCACTCTCCTTTGCGTTGCCCCGCCGCCCGGGCCTTGAAGAAGTTCTCCATGGCGGCGAAGGCGAAGCCTTAATAGTCGGATCGCATCCATAGGAACTGACTTACGTCTTCAATGGCCCCTAGGCATGCAAAAATGTGGCATACGTTGCACAAGAACCCTGCAAACCGGAAACGTCGCTCTGGTTCAGCCTTTCAGCTGGTACCGGCGCACTCATCCACTGCCACAATAACAATTGGTAACAAGTCTAGCATGGACGGCCCGTACCCCTTAATCAGGGCCATGCCGCCCCAACGGGAAGGCCCCGTCCCCGCGGTGCGGGGACGGGGCCTTCCATCAATCAGCGGGACTGCCGCTTTAGCGGAAGTCGTTGCCCAGGTCGTAGTCATCCAGCGGGATGGCGTGGAACTCGGGAGCTCCATCCCCGCCCAGGGTGTCGTACGAGAAGTCACTGAAGGCGCTGGGGCCGGTGAACAGGTTGGCCTTTGCTTCCTCAGTGGGCTCCACGGTGACCTCGGTGTAGCGCGGGAGGCCCGTGCCGGCCGGGATCAGCTTACCGATGATGACGTTCTCCTTGAGGCCCAGCAGCGGATCGCTCTTTCCTTCCATGGCCGCCTGCGTCAGGACGCGGGTGGTCTCCTGGAAGGAAGCTGCGGACAGCCAGGACTCGGTGGCCAGCGACGCCTTGGTGATGCCCATGAGCTCAGGACGTCCGGATGCCGGAGTCTTGCCCTCGGACACAACGCGGCGGTTGGCATCTTCGAAGCGGCTGCGCTCGGCGAGCTCGCCGGGCAGCAGGTCCGACTCGCCGGACTCGATGACCGTGACGCGGCGCAGCATCTGGCGGACGATAACCTCGACGTGCTTGTCGTGGATACCGATGCCCTGGCTGCGGTACACGCCCTGGACCTCGTCCACCAGGAACTTCTGTGCCGCACGCGGACCCATGATGCGCAGGACCTGCTTGGGATCCACCGGTCCGTTGATTAGCTTCTGGCCGACGGTGACGTGGTCGCCATCCTCGATCAGCAGGCGTGAACGGCGCAGGACCGGGTAGGCGATCTCTTCGGTTCCGTCATCGGGGGTGATGACCAGGCGCATCTGGCGCTCGGACTCTTCGATGGTGATGCGGCCGGCTGCTTCGGCAATCGGTGCAACACCCTTCGGAGTACGGGCTTCGAAGAGCTCCTGGATACGGGGCAGACCCTGGGTGATGTCGTCGCCGCCGCTGGCGGAGACTGCACCACCGGTGTGGAACGTACGCATGGTCAGCTGGGTACCGGGCTCACCGATGGACTGTGCGGCGATGATGCCCACGGCCTCGCCGATGTCCACGGTCTTGCCGGTTGCCAGTGAACGGCCGTAGCACAGGGCACAGGTTCCGACGCTGGACTCACAGGTGAGTACGGAGCGGACCTTGACCTCGGTGATGCCTGCCTTGAACAGCTCGTCGATGACCACGTCGCCGCAGTCGGTGCCGGCCGCCGCAAGGACCTTGCCCTCGGAATCCACGACGTCGACGGCGAGGGTACGTGCGTAGGCACTGTTCTCGACGTTCTCGTCCAGGACCAGCTCGCCGTTGGAATCGGCGACGGCGATGGGCGTGACCAGGCCACGCTCGGTGCCGCAGTCTTCTTCGCGGACGATGACGTCCTGGGACACGTCCACAAGGCGACGGGTCAGGTAACCCGAGTTTGCGGTACGCAGAGCGGTGTCAGCCAGGCCCTTACGGGCACCGTGCGTGGCGATGAAGTACTCCAGCACCGACAGGCCCTCGCGGTAGGAGGACTTGATGGGGCGCGGGATGATTTCACCCTTAGGGTTGGCCACCAGGCCACGGATACCCGCGATCTGGCGGACCTGCATCCAGTTACCACGTGCACCGGAGGACACCATGCGGTTGATGGTGTTCATCGGTGACAGGCTGTCGCGCATTGCCTGGGCGATCTCGTTGGTTGCCTTGTTCCAGATTTCGATCAGTTCCTGGCGACGCTCGTCGTCGTCAATCAGGCCCTTGTCGTACTGGCCCTGGATCTTGGCGGCGCGTTCCTCGTAACCGGCGAGGATCGCAGGCTTTGCGGCCGGAACCTCGATGTCCGAGATGGCGACGGTAACGCCCGAGCGGGTGGCCCAGTAGAAACCGGCATCCTTGAGGTTGTCCAGCGTTGCCGCGGTGACGACCTTCGGGTAGCGCTCGGCGAGGTCGTTGACGATGCGGGACAGTTCGCCCTTGTCGGCAACAGCCTCGACCCACGGGTAGTCCTCGGGCAGCGTCTCGTTGAAGAGAACCTGGCCCAGGGAGGTCTGGACGAGTGCCGGCTGACCCGGCTCCCAGCCCTCCGGAGCTTCCCAGCCTGCGTACGGCACGAAGCCTTCGAGGCGGATCTTGACCTGCGAGTTAAGGTGCAGCTCGCGGGCGTCGAACGCCATGATGGCCTCTGCGACCGAGCCGAAGATGCGGCCTTCACCGGCCGAACCCTTCCGCTTGGTGGTCAGGTGGTAGAGGCCGATGATCATATCCTGCGACGGCAGGGTGACCGGGCGTCCGTCAGAGGGCTTCAGGATGTTGTTGGAGGACAGCATCAGGATGCGGGCTTCAGCCTGGGCTTCGGGGCTCAGCGGCAGGTGGACTGCCATCTGGTCGCCGTCGAAGTCGGCGTTGAAGGCGCCACAAACCAGCGGGTGGAGCTGGATTGCCTTGCCTTCAACAAGCTGCGGTTCGAAGGCCTGGATGCCGAGGCGGTGCAGGGTAGGTGCACGGTTGAGCAGCACCGGGTGTTCGGTGATGATCTCTTCCAGCACGTCCCAGACCTGCGGGCGGTA
Encoded here:
- the tuf gene encoding elongation factor Tu; translation: MAKAKFERTKPHVNIGTIGHVDHGKTTLTAAISKVLYDKYPDLNEKRDFASIDSAPEERQRGITINISHVEYQTEKRHYAHVDAPGHADYIKNMITGAAQMDGAILVVAATDGPMAQTREHVLLARQVGVPYLLVALNKADMVDDEELLDLVEMEVRELLSSQGFDGDEAPVVRVSGLKALEGDPEWVKSVEDLMAAVDESVPDPIRDRDKPFLMPIEDVFTITGRGTVVTGRAERGTLAINSEVEIVGIRPVQKTTVTGIEMFHKQLDEAWAGENCGLLLRGLKRDDVERGQVVVKPGSITPHTDFEANVYILSKDEGGRHNPFYSNYRPQFYFRTTDVTGVITLPEGTEMVMPGDNTEMTVALIQPIAMEEGLGFAIREGGRTVGSGRVTKIIK
- the fusA gene encoding elongation factor G, yielding MAQDVLTDLSKVRNIGIMAHIDAGKTTTTERILFYTGVNHKIGETHDGASTTDWMEQEKERGITITSAAVTCFWENNQINIIDTPGHVDFTVEVERSLRVLDGAVAVFDGKEGVEPQSETVWRQADKYNVPRICFVNKMDKLGADFYFTVDTIISRLGAKPLVMQLPIGAENDFIGVVDLLYMRALVWPGDAKGDVTMGAKYEIREIPADLQAKADEYRANLVETVAESSEELMEKYLEGEEISIDELKAGIRKMTINSELYPIFCGSAFKNRGVQPMLDAVVDYLPNPLDVPPMIGHDPRDEEKELTRKPSSEEPFSALAFKIAAHPFFGQLTFIRVYSGHVEAGAQVVNSTKGKKERIGKLFQMHANKEMPVEGATAGHIYAAIGLKDTTTGDTLCDSANQIVLESMSFPEPVISVAIEPNTKGDQEKLSTAIQKLSAEDPTFQVSLNEDTGQTIIAGMGELHLDILVDRMRREFKVEANVGKPQVAYRETIKRAVERHDYTHKKQTGGSGQFAKIQIAIEPLDTAEGELYEFENKVTGGRVPREYIPSVDAGIQDALNDGVLAGYPVVGIKATLIDGAYHDVDSSEMAFKIAGRMAFKEAARKANPVLLEPLMDVEVRTPEEYMGEVIGDLNSRRGQMQSMEDAQGVKVIRAHVPLSGMFGYIGDLRSKTQGRAVYSMTFNSYAEVPKAVADEIIQKSRGE
- the rpsG gene encoding 30S ribosomal protein S7, coding for MPRKGPAPKRPLVLDPVYGSPLVTQLINKVLVDGKKSTAERIVYGALEGARAKSGGDPVAALKKAMDNVKPSLEVRSRRVGGATYQVPVEVKPGRSTALALRWLVGYSKARREKTMTERLQNEILDASNGLGAAVKRREDTHKMAESNKAFAHYRW
- the rpsL gene encoding 30S ribosomal protein S12 yields the protein MPTINQLVRKGRTPKVSKTKAPALKGSPMRRGVCTRVYTTTPKKPNSALRKVARVRLNGGVEVTAYIPGVGHNLQEHSIVLVRGGRVKDLPGVRYKIVRGALDTQGVKNRKQARSRYGAKMEKK
- a CDS encoding DNA-directed RNA polymerase subunit beta'; the protein is MSSESSFGLMQIGLATAEDIRGWSYGEVKKPETINYRTLKPEKDGLFCEKIFGPSRDWECYCGKYKRVRFKGIICERCGVEVTRAKVRRERMGHIELAAPVTHIWYFKGVPSRLGYLLDLAPKDLEKVIYFAAYMITSVDEAARHEELPNLQVEHDIEKKQLIDNRDSDIAAIARDLEGEIARLEGEGAKAADKKKARDSADRQMANVRKRADADIERLEQVWDRFKNLKVADLEGDEGLYRELRDRYGMYFEGSMGAEAIKKRLESFDMQAESDLLRDIIANGKGQRKTRALKRLKVVNAFLTTNNSPLGMVLDAVPVIPPELRPMVQLDGGRFATSDLNDLYRRVINRNNRLKRLLDLGAPEIIVNNEKRMLQEAVDSLFDNGRRGRPVTGPGNRPLKSLSDMLKGKQGRFRQNLLGKRVDYSGRSVIVVGPQLKLHQCGLPKQMALELFKPFVMKRLVDLNHAQNIKSAKRMVERYRPQVWDVLEEIITEHPVLLNRAPTLHRLGIQAFEPQLVEGKAIQLHPLVCGAFNADFDGDQMAVHLPLSPEAQAEARILMLSSNNILKPSDGRPVTLPSQDMIIGLYHLTTKRKGSAGEGRIFGSVAEAIMAFDARELHLNSQVKIRLEGFVPYAGWEAPEGWEPGQPALVQTSLGQVLFNETLPEDYPWVEAVADKGELSRIVNDLAERYPKVVTAATLDNLKDAGFYWATRSGVTVAISDIEVPAAKPAILAGYEERAAKIQGQYDKGLIDDDERRQELIEIWNKATNEIAQAMRDSLSPMNTINRMVSSGARGNWMQVRQIAGIRGLVANPKGEIIPRPIKSSYREGLSVLEYFIATHGARKGLADTALRTANSGYLTRRLVDVSQDVIVREEDCGTERGLVTPIAVADSNGELVLDENVENSAYARTLAVDVVDSEGKVLAAAGTDCGDVVIDELFKAGITEVKVRSVLTCESSVGTCALCYGRSLATGKTVDIGEAVGIIAAQSIGEPGTQLTMRTFHTGGAVSASGGDDITQGLPRIQELFEARTPKGVAPIAEAAGRITIEESERQMRLVITPDDGTEEIAYPVLRRSRLLIEDGDHVTVGQKLINGPVDPKQVLRIMGPRAAQKFLVDEVQGVYRSQGIGIHDKHVEVIVRQMLRRVTVIESGESDLLPGELAERSRFEDANRRVVSEGKTPASGRPELMGITKASLATESWLSAASFQETTRVLTQAAMEGKSDPLLGLKENVIIGKLIPAGTGLPRYTEVTVEPTEEAKANLFTGPSAFSDFSYDTLGGDGAPEFHAIPLDDYDLGNDFR